The genomic stretch tggatttgaaagaaaattgatGAGCAAAATAATTGGCCAAGAGAAAATGACCTAAAAAGTACTTGTCTATcatctttaatttcttttagttCGTCATCCCAATACAAGAAGACCAAGATCGAGTTCgcagaaacaaaaaatttaatcacATAAAAACAGTACTGGAGAGGATGGCAGATACTTGTAAATTCCTGTGTAATTGTTCTAACCATCCAAGGGATGGGGCCTAAAGAGTCTAATCAATTGCTATATATTCTCTGAACGTAAGATTGAAAAAGAACCACCGAACCTTCCCCAGCAAAGGATATGGCCACCCGCGTAGCAAAGTACGCGAATCCGCGGCTAATTCCCCTTTCTCCAAGCTGAAGATGCCGATCGTCTCGGCCTCAAACGCCTGCCCTGCCTCGTAGCTGTGGAACGGCCGGAAAAAGTAGACGTGGTTCGGCCTGAACGCGCGGGGGTAGGCGCTGACGTCGACGCACGCCGACCCCCCCTCGCTGACGAACAAAGCGTGGCCAGCCCCAATATCAGCCACCGGCAGTGCCCTcgcctgcggcggcggcgcagagaGGTCGAGCCTGAACACGACAAGTACGGCGTTGTACGGCGTGACGTGCACCTCCAAGATCTTGTTGACGAGGAGCAGCGAGCCGTCGGCCGACTCGACCAGGAATGTGGCGTCGGGCGACGGCGGTTGCGGCACGCCGGTTATTGTGTAGGATGAGACATTGATGTTTCTGGCCGGGTCGGAGAGGTCGAAGGCGAGCATGGCCATCTTCTTGCGGTCGACGGCGTAGATTTTCTTGTTCCTCGTCGGCGCTAAGTCAGAGCAGTGGAAATCGGCGAGGGGGAGAGTTATCGGGACCCACGCAGCATCGACGCCCTTCCGGCAGTAGAGGTATTTGTTGGCGATGTGGTTGAGGACGATGAGCACAGCGAAGTTCAGTTCTttggcggggtcggaggagAGGACGGATAAGCGGATTAGGTCCCTGCGACGGACCATCAGCGGTACAGCGCCAGGCACTTCCTGATCGCCAGGCGTGTCGGGAATCACGTGGTAGCTGGGGTATGTTGCAGTGTTGAATCGGAGCATGTTGGCGGGGGCGTTGAAGAGGGGGGGGAAGCCAATGCACTCGTAGGTGACGGGGTTGACTGTGTAGACGGTGGAgttgggggagaggaggaggagccagCCGTGGGAGGTGCCGAAGCAGTAGGAGTCGTGGTGCGGGCCGCGGAAGTGGCGGTAGATGCCGGTGGCGGGGTTGTAGTAGGGGCCAGTGCTGGAGAATTCGCTGAAGAGGGCGACGGGGGGTTGGACAGGGAGGTGGTGGGGGAAGGGGAGAGAAGTGGCGGCCCACTGTTTGCACGCGATGACCGCGCGGAGGTAGTGGACGGAGCAGGGGAGTCGGGAGA from Ananas comosus cultivar F153 unplaced genomic scaffold, ASM154086v1, whole genome shotgun sequence encodes the following:
- the LOC109703780 gene encoding uncharacterized protein LOC109703780, which translates into the protein MASAGDAVSLSTSTMSDAGDDEGDNVIAPANWPSIPWDLLALILSRLPCSVHYLRAVIACKQWAATSLPFPHHLPVQPPVALFSEFSSTGPYYNPATGIYRHFRGPHHDSYCFGTSHGWLLLLSPNSTVYTVNPVTYECIGFPPLFNAPANMLRFNTATYPSYHVIPDTPGDQEVPGAVPLMVRRRDLIRLSVLSSDPAKELNFAVLIVLNHIANKYLYCRKGVDAAWVPITLPLADFHCSDLAPTRNKKIYAVDRKKMAMLAFDLSDPARNINVSSYTITGVPQPPSPDATFLVESADGSLLLVNKILEVHVTPYNAVLVVFRLDLSAPPPQARALPVADIGAGHALFVSEGGSACVDVSAYPRAFRPNHVYFFRPFHSYEAGQAFEAETIGIFSLEKGELAADSRTLLRGWPYPLLGKVRWFFFNLTFREYIAID